In Serratia liquefaciens ATCC 27592, the genomic stretch GCACGCCGGCAACTGAGCTGTTGCGCGCCTGCTTCCCGGGCGGATCTATTACCGGCGCACCCAAGGTACGGGCGATGGAAATTATCGAAGAGCTGGAGCCACAGCGGCGTAATGCCTACTGCGGCAGTATCGGCTATATCAGCGCCTGTGGCACCATGGACACCAACATCACCATCCGCACTTTGATCACCGAAAGCGGCCGCATTTACTGTTCGGCCGGTGGCGGCATCGTAGCCGACAGCCAGGAACAGGCGGAATATCAGGAAACCTTCGATAAAGTCGACCGCATCCTACCGCAACTGGGGGAGTTTATCGCTTCGTGAGCCAACCGACTTATCCGACTTCGCTGGCGGCATTTATCAGTCGCTTCCAGCTGCAATTGCCGCAGGCGTCACAGATTTCGCATAACGTTCGCCCTGCGGCGGTGCTGATACCCATTATCTGCCGGCCCGAGCCCACGCTGCTGCTCACCCGCCGTGCCGACTCACTACGAAAACATCCGGGCCAGGTGGCATTTCCCGGCGGTAAAACCGATGCCGAAGACAGCTCAGCGATTATTACCGCCCTGCGTGAGGCCCAGGAGGAAGTGGCAATCCCGCCCCAGGCGGTGACCATCCTTGGCCAACTGGCCCCGCTCGACAGCAGCACCGGTTTCCAGGTCACTCCGGTTGTCGGCCTGATCTCACCCGACGTGCAATTTAGCGCCAATGAAGATGAAGTGGCCGACGT encodes the following:
- a CDS encoding CoA pyrophosphatase, whose amino-acid sequence is MSQPTYPTSLAAFISRFQLQLPQASQISHNVRPAAVLIPIICRPEPTLLLTRRADSLRKHPGQVAFPGGKTDAEDSSAIITALREAQEEVAIPPQAVTILGQLAPLDSSTGFQVTPVVGLISPDVQFSANEDEVADVFEIPLHEALTLSRYYPLDIQRAGHSHRIYLSWYQSQFVWGLTAAIIRRLAQQVSI